The genomic DNA TGTGACAAAGCTCTTGAGACTGGAAGATATAATTTAAGACACTATGTAGTCGGGGGCGAGTTGTAGATCATGAACATgaatcactggagtagttgtactattaatgtgttctgtacagtatagttagtgcaccaatgaggacagcgccaccatctACACGAGGCAGTAGTTAACTACTGCACCGCTCACCAGCTCCTGTGATCGGATAGATTTAAATCCACCAACAGAGAACAGACTCGTGGGAACCACCAATTAGCTGCCCTGGGAGTGGCTTATGACGAATCCATAGGTCACATGACTTGATCTTCCAGTAGAACAGCGGTCAGACAGCGTTGCTCATTTGCATAGCCCGTGTATAAATACAGCAGCGGTGGGAGGGTAAAGCATTCCGTTATCTCAGTTGTGAGGAGATTGCAGTGTGTTATCATGCCTGAGCCCGCCAAGTCTGCCCCGGCGCCCAAGAAAGGCTCCAAGAAAGCCGTGACCAAGACACAGAAGAAGGACGGCAAGAAGCGGAGAAAGAGCAGGAAGGAAAGCTACGCCATTTACGTGTACAAGGTGCTCAAGCAGGTCCACCCTGACACCGGCATCTCGTCCAAGGCCATGGGCATCATGAACtccttcgtcaatgacatcttcgagCGCATCGCAGGGGAAGCCTCCCGCCTGGCTCACTACAACAAGCGCTCCACCATCACCTCCCGGGAGATCCAGACTGCCGTGCGCCTGCTGCTGCCTGGAGAGCTGGCCAAGCACGCCGTGTCCGAGGGCACCAAGGCCGTCACCAAGTACACCAGCGCCAAGTAATGTGCCCCGTCCCTGCAGtaagaacacaaaggctcttctaagAGCCACCCACCTTGTCTACAACAGAGCTGTGCCTGCTATTGTCTGGCCTCCCGCTAGTCCCCCTGTTCTATGTGCGGCCGCTCTCGTGTCGGTGCAGATGCTGCTTCATACATTATGTGGCTGCCGGACAGGGAGGGACATTGCCGCGTGTGAGGAAGCCGGGACACGGATCCTGCGGGCAGATGACCCGTCATAATATCACATTGTCCAGAAGAAACGGAGCATTGTACATTAGGAGACGGAAGGAAGCATGGGACATCTGTAAAtaacaatgatgagggtagtagtCAGATTTATAACAGATGCCAGGGAAACTGCTTGACGCCGATAGAGAACAAGCAATCACACTGGCGAGGACTGGGTAAAGggtggttattgtaatacaggtggagcagactctggtgtctcctctgtgccgggtgttgtaatacaagtggagcagactctggtgtctcctctgtgccgggtattgtaatacaagtggagcagactctggtgtctcctctgtgccgggtattgtaatacagacTTTGCTGTTACAATAATCTTGCACAAAACAAAGTTTGCTCCACCCGTATTACAATAACCAGTCAACCAGAGTTTGAGGCTacaaacaaggacataatgcctgtaatatgaaggaacagggacataatgcctgtaatatga from Rhinoderma darwinii isolate aRhiDar2 unplaced genomic scaffold, aRhiDar2.hap1 Scaffold_1853, whole genome shotgun sequence includes the following:
- the LOC142700358 gene encoding histone H2B 1.1, which codes for MPEPAKSAPAPKKGSKKAVTKTQKKDGKKRRKSRKESYAIYVYKVLKQVHPDTGISSKAMGIMNSFVNDIFERIAGEASRLAHYNKRSTITSREIQTAVRLLLPGELAKHAVSEGTKAVTKYTSAK